In the genome of Saprospira sp. CCB-QB6, one region contains:
- a CDS encoding GNAT family N-acetyltransferase, with protein sequence MPFELESQRLGLTQLSSEYAEQVQEYLVRNRYFFQRYMPRWPQAFCQLENIELRLNEEKWLQQQRRFIRYYIFHRSDNQKNRIIGDISYSHFIYGAMRSCFLGYKVDQSFNNLGVATEALRLLNPEIMQRFDLQRIEAHIMPQNKGSRRLIEKLGFELEGIAKQFICINGQWEDHCRYAFVKGLSQEEFH encoded by the coding sequence ATGCCTTTTGAGCTTGAAAGCCAGCGCTTGGGCCTCACCCAACTGAGCAGTGAATATGCTGAGCAGGTACAAGAGTATCTGGTTCGCAATCGTTACTTTTTTCAGCGCTATATGCCCCGCTGGCCTCAAGCTTTTTGTCAATTAGAAAACATAGAGCTGCGACTCAATGAAGAAAAATGGCTACAGCAACAGCGCCGCTTTATTCGCTATTATATCTTTCATCGCAGCGATAACCAAAAAAATCGCATCATTGGCGATATCTCTTATAGCCACTTCATTTATGGCGCTATGCGCTCTTGTTTTTTAGGCTATAAGGTCGACCAAAGTTTCAATAATTTGGGCGTAGCCACAGAAGCCCTCCGCTTGCTCAACCCAGAAATTATGCAGCGCTTTGATTTGCAACGCATAGAGGCCCATATTATGCCCCAAAACAAAGGCTCCAGACGCTTAATCGAAAAACTGGGCTTCGAGCTAGAAGGCATCGCCAAGCAGTTTATTTGTATCAACGGACAATGGGAAGACCACTGCCGCTACGCCTTTGTCAAAGGCCTCAGCCAAGAAGAATTTCACTAA
- a CDS encoding SPFH domain-containing protein translates to MEFLPLIALGLILYVLFSSFKMVRERSAHIVERLGRYNRILHPGLNFVVPFLDKVSKQINLKIQQMDVHIETKTKDNVFVKLQASVHVQVMDTKVKEAYYELDNPYGQISSYIFDVVRAEVPKMDLDDVFARKDDIATAVRMELAEHMEKYGYRIVKTLITDIDPDPLVKDSMNRINAARRNKEAIAEDAEGRKISKIKDAEAEKESKRLQGEGVAEQRLAIIKGFADSVEDFSNTLSDVSPSEIMQFVLLTQHYDTVKEIGEKNASILVPYSPGTLSGLQQQIMEGTQLSDNLNKLKISSLEEEAIKKAQEKH, encoded by the coding sequence ATGGAATTTCTCCCCTTGATCGCCTTAGGGCTTATTCTTTATGTATTATTTTCTTCTTTCAAGATGGTCAGAGAGCGTTCTGCTCATATTGTGGAGCGTTTAGGGCGCTATAATCGCATCTTGCATCCTGGGTTAAACTTTGTGGTTCCCTTTTTAGATAAAGTGAGCAAGCAAATTAACCTCAAGATCCAGCAAATGGATGTGCATATTGAGACCAAAACTAAGGATAACGTATTTGTCAAGCTCCAAGCTTCGGTGCACGTACAAGTTATGGATACCAAGGTGAAAGAGGCCTATTATGAATTGGATAACCCCTATGGCCAAATTTCTTCCTATATCTTTGATGTGGTCCGCGCTGAAGTGCCTAAAATGGATCTAGATGATGTTTTTGCCCGCAAAGATGATATTGCCACTGCGGTTCGTATGGAGTTGGCGGAACATATGGAAAAATACGGTTATCGCATTGTCAAAACCCTAATCACAGATATTGATCCCGATCCCTTGGTCAAAGATTCGATGAACCGCATCAATGCCGCCCGCCGAAATAAAGAAGCCATTGCCGAAGATGCAGAAGGTCGCAAAATCTCTAAGATTAAGGATGCCGAAGCCGAAAAAGAATCTAAACGCCTACAAGGGGAAGGGGTGGCCGAACAACGCTTGGCCATTATTAAAGGTTTTGCCGATTCGGTAGAAGACTTTAGCAATACCCTTAGCGATGTTTCTCCCTCTGAGATTATGCAGTTTGTGTTGCTCACCCAACATTATGACACGGTTAAGGAAATTGGAGAGAAAAACGCCTCTATCTTGGTGCCTTATAGCCCTGGTACGCTCTCTGGCCTCCAACAACAAATTATGGAGGGTACCCAATTGAGCGACAACCTCAATAAGTTGAAAATCTCTTCTCTAGAAGAAGAGGCCATCAAGAAAGCACAGGAGAAACACTAA
- a CDS encoding M15 family metallopeptidase, producing the protein MHLKRTIISGLGGLGLLVACAPSATPEAVNQPEELVHELVDSSGQEKEKDSVSVWEQIDSNALRISPKASAEERAKIMEIISREYLMGQFNPAGDERFERIDRQYLVYPDRKIFIRKEAMAKFKEMRLSAKEDGISLKIMSATRPFNVQKAIWERKWKGEQRVNGQFVPQDASKKAKAEQILEWNSMPSTSRHHWGTDIDINNINPDYWLKGQGAKEYAWLVAHAAEFGFCQVYSAGRPYGYQEEKWHWSYIPLAKKFTDEYKKYIKDTDIHGFLGSEAAAEIEVVRKYVLGINPDCL; encoded by the coding sequence ATGCATTTGAAAAGGACAATTATTAGTGGATTGGGGGGCTTAGGGCTATTAGTAGCCTGTGCCCCTTCTGCCACGCCAGAAGCGGTTAATCAGCCGGAGGAATTGGTACATGAGCTGGTTGACAGTAGTGGTCAAGAGAAAGAAAAAGACAGTGTTAGTGTTTGGGAGCAGATCGACAGCAATGCGTTGCGGATATCGCCCAAGGCTAGTGCGGAAGAACGCGCCAAGATTATGGAAATAATTAGTAGAGAATACTTAATGGGTCAATTTAATCCGGCTGGGGACGAACGTTTTGAGCGGATTGATCGTCAGTATTTGGTCTATCCTGATCGAAAAATATTCATTCGGAAAGAGGCTATGGCCAAATTTAAGGAAATGCGGTTGAGCGCCAAGGAAGATGGGATATCGTTAAAAATCATGTCGGCCACTCGGCCCTTTAATGTGCAGAAGGCCATTTGGGAGCGGAAGTGGAAGGGAGAGCAGCGGGTAAATGGGCAGTTTGTGCCACAGGATGCCTCCAAGAAGGCCAAGGCGGAGCAGATATTGGAGTGGAACTCTATGCCTAGTACGTCGCGGCATCATTGGGGGACAGATATTGACATCAACAACATCAATCCGGACTATTGGCTTAAGGGTCAAGGGGCCAAGGAATATGCTTGGTTAGTGGCTCATGCGGCTGAATTTGGCTTTTGTCAGGTCTATTCTGCGGGTCGTCCGTATGGATATCAGGAAGAAAAATGGCATTGGTCTTATATTCCTTTAGCTAAAAAGTTCACAGATGAGTATAAAAAGTACATAAAGGATACAGACATCCACGGATTTTTAGGTTCGGAGGCAGCGGCAGAGATTGAAGTTGTGAGAAAGTATGTATTGGGGATCAACCCTGATTGTCTTTAA
- a CDS encoding tetratricopeptide repeat protein — MYLNIWKSISEVLRTSKPKNMRTFIALFLLCFSFPLWAQIEFSSPQVQALYEEGVARHDAGNYEKAISLYSEGLKQCSQENKDLFYTELALSYRNKNDFKSSNKYALKVLKSSERFYKHAFQQLSNNYLTQEDYKKLRKLTQKAIKKHGEQVIFLRNYAFIALRAEQLEESQKWLKKICLSGDAGGRDFVLLGIVESGLEHIDAALMAMTFGLFLEPENSKADVAISFLEQYLFGDNWESSCQELRKAKEEERAAELNINFMPPLDLDGGFNALSLEFLMPLSRATLLSNDDINICAKNHFEQLAALTETAWGILLSEGSVLQEEEKELYAEVYQPFFKEFEKEGRKKLYSYYIFSGTEEGKYNMLNDTELRVIIQKIEEEQGQR, encoded by the coding sequence ATGTATCTTAACATCTGGAAGAGTATTAGTGAAGTATTAAGAACATCTAAACCTAAAAACATGAGAACTTTTATTGCTCTTTTTCTCCTTTGCTTCAGTTTTCCCCTTTGGGCACAAATTGAATTTTCTTCTCCTCAGGTCCAAGCACTTTATGAAGAGGGGGTAGCGCGGCATGATGCGGGGAATTATGAGAAGGCGATTAGTCTTTACTCCGAGGGCTTAAAACAATGTAGTCAAGAAAATAAAGACCTCTTTTATACAGAATTAGCCTTGAGTTATCGCAATAAAAATGACTTTAAGAGCTCTAACAAATATGCCTTAAAGGTTTTAAAGAGTAGTGAGCGTTTTTACAAGCATGCTTTTCAGCAATTATCAAATAACTATTTAACACAAGAAGACTACAAAAAGCTACGCAAGTTGACCCAAAAAGCCATTAAGAAGCATGGCGAGCAAGTTATTTTTTTGCGCAACTACGCTTTTATTGCGTTAAGAGCAGAGCAGCTTGAAGAAAGTCAAAAATGGCTAAAAAAAATATGCCTAAGCGGCGATGCTGGAGGCCGCGACTTTGTTTTATTGGGCATTGTAGAAAGTGGATTGGAGCATATAGATGCGGCCCTTATGGCCATGACTTTCGGTCTTTTTTTGGAGCCCGAAAACAGCAAGGCTGATGTGGCCATCAGTTTTTTAGAGCAATACCTTTTTGGCGATAATTGGGAAAGTAGTTGCCAAGAACTGCGAAAGGCCAAAGAAGAAGAACGAGCAGCTGAGCTAAATATCAATTTTATGCCTCCCTTAGACTTAGACGGAGGCTTTAATGCTCTATCCTTAGAATTTTTGATGCCGCTTAGTCGAGCAACCTTATTGAGCAATGATGACATTAACATCTGTGCAAAAAATCATTTCGAGCAATTGGCCGCATTAACCGAAACGGCCTGGGGTATCCTCTTATCAGAAGGCAGCGTCTTGCAAGAAGAAGAAAAAGAACTGTATGCAGAGGTCTATCAGCCATTTTTCAAGGAATTTGAAAAAGAAGGGCGGAAAAAACTCTACTCCTACTATATTTTTTCGGGCACCGAAGAAGGGAAATACAATATGTTGAATGATACCGAGCTGCGGGTTATCATTCAAAAAATAGAAGAAGAACAAGGGCAGCGTTAA
- a CDS encoding heme exporter protein CcmB: MNILQQTWALIKKDARIEWRKRQAIGGILLYVLSTTFVVYSIVGEKTSGVVWAALYWIIVLFASVNAVAKSFVQENQERQLYYYSLLQPSALILSKIFYNTLLLFVVCLLSYGSFSLIMDNPIRFQGLFFLLMFLGSLGFSIAFSFVAAIAAKAQQAATLMAILSFPIVIPILMTLLRLSKIALGLMTDTMYYKDIFILLAIDLILGSIVLLLFPFLWRD; this comes from the coding sequence ATGAATATCTTGCAACAAACCTGGGCCCTGATTAAGAAAGATGCCCGCATCGAATGGAGAAAGCGACAAGCTATTGGCGGCATTTTACTCTACGTTTTATCCACTACTTTTGTGGTCTATAGCATTGTGGGCGAAAAAACCTCTGGGGTGGTTTGGGCCGCTCTCTATTGGATTATCGTGCTTTTTGCCTCGGTTAATGCCGTGGCCAAAAGCTTTGTGCAAGAAAATCAAGAACGGCAGCTCTATTATTACTCGCTGCTGCAACCTTCGGCCCTCATTCTCTCCAAAATTTTCTACAATACGCTCCTGCTTTTTGTAGTTTGTCTCCTGTCCTATGGCAGTTTTTCGCTCATTATGGACAATCCCATCCGCTTTCAAGGCCTCTTTTTCTTGCTCATGTTTTTAGGCAGCCTTGGCTTTTCTATTGCCTTTAGTTTTGTGGCTGCCATTGCCGCCAAAGCCCAACAGGCCGCCACCCTAATGGCCATTCTCAGCTTTCCGATCGTCATTCCCATCCTGATGACGCTGCTGCGCCTCAGCAAAATTGCCCTGGGCCTAATGACCGACACAATGTATTATAAAGACATTTTCATCCTTTTGGCCATTGATCTCATCTTAGGCAGTATTGTCTTGCTGCTCTTTCCCTTTCTCTGGCGAGATTAG
- the gcvT gene encoding glycine cleavage system aminomethyltransferase GcvT, translating to MKKTALHHIHEQLGAKMVPFAGYDMPVSYAGIKAEHLAVRSSVGVFDVSHMGEFIVRGKEALDLVQWVSSNDASRLEIGDVQYSCLPNEEGGIIDDFLVYRLGEDQCSAGEQAFMLVVNASNMKKDWDWLQSQNRFDCELIDISDKTTLLAVQGPKATEALQSLTEMALGEMKYYSFQKGKFAGLDNVLVSATGYTGAGGFEIYIRNEDAEALWTAIFEAGAPYAIQPVGLGARDSLRLEMGYCLYGNDIDDTTSPIAAGLGWITKLQKGDFVGKDKIAAVKENKPTEKLYGLVMEGKRPARQGYLVYSAAGEEIGRITSGGPSPSLEQSIALAYIQSNWAKKDTEVLVEIRGKRFAAKLQRPPFWKG from the coding sequence ATGAAAAAAACAGCCTTACACCATATTCACGAACAACTTGGGGCAAAAATGGTCCCTTTTGCGGGTTATGATATGCCCGTTTCTTATGCGGGAATCAAAGCCGAGCATTTGGCCGTGCGTTCCTCTGTAGGTGTCTTTGACGTTTCGCATATGGGCGAATTTATTGTGCGTGGAAAAGAGGCGCTGGATTTGGTCCAATGGGTGAGCTCTAATGATGCCAGCCGTTTGGAGATTGGCGATGTACAGTATAGCTGCCTGCCCAATGAAGAAGGGGGAATTATTGACGACTTTTTGGTCTACCGCTTGGGCGAAGACCAATGTTCTGCAGGGGAACAAGCCTTTATGTTGGTGGTGAATGCCTCAAATATGAAAAAGGATTGGGATTGGTTGCAATCTCAAAATCGCTTTGACTGTGAGCTCATTGATATTTCGGATAAAACGACTTTGTTGGCCGTACAAGGCCCCAAAGCTACTGAAGCCCTGCAATCATTGACCGAAATGGCCTTGGGCGAGATGAAATATTATAGCTTTCAGAAAGGAAAATTTGCTGGCTTAGATAACGTATTGGTTTCGGCTACAGGCTATACCGGAGCTGGTGGATTTGAGATTTATATTCGCAATGAAGATGCGGAAGCCCTTTGGACCGCCATTTTTGAGGCTGGTGCCCCTTATGCTATTCAGCCTGTGGGCCTAGGTGCTCGCGATAGCCTCCGCTTGGAAATGGGCTATTGCCTTTATGGCAATGATATTGACGATACCACTTCTCCTATTGCCGCTGGTTTGGGTTGGATCACCAAATTGCAAAAAGGCGATTTTGTGGGTAAAGACAAAATTGCTGCGGTTAAGGAAAATAAGCCTACAGAAAAACTTTATGGATTGGTCATGGAAGGGAAACGTCCAGCTAGACAAGGTTATTTGGTTTATTCTGCAGCTGGAGAAGAAATTGGGCGCATTACTTCTGGCGGCCCCTCTCCTAGCCTAGAACAATCTATTGCCTTGGCTTATATCCAATCTAATTGGGCCAAAAAAGATACTGAAGTTTTGGTAGAGATTAGGGGCAAGCGCTTTGCGGCCAAGCTGCAGCGTCCTCCATTCTGGAAGGGATAA
- a CDS encoding c-type cytochrome, producing MNKRLIISSLFIAAIIAACGGPNESNLQQNNSTSSNSTKAPEKKAVNGAMVYKKNCVVCHGSDGKMALNGAKVLPESTLTLEERITHIKKGKGAMQAYEGVLSEAAIKAVAEYTMQFK from the coding sequence ATGAACAAAAGACTAATTATCAGCAGTTTGTTTATCGCAGCTATTATTGCAGCCTGTGGCGGCCCAAATGAGAGCAACCTACAACAGAATAATAGCACGAGCAGCAACAGTACAAAGGCCCCAGAGAAAAAAGCCGTTAATGGCGCTATGGTCTACAAGAAAAACTGCGTGGTTTGTCATGGATCCGATGGTAAAATGGCCCTAAATGGCGCCAAAGTATTGCCCGAATCTACTCTAACACTAGAAGAGCGCATCACGCATATCAAAAAAGGGAAAGGCGCCATGCAAGCCTATGAAGGCGTGCTCTCTGAAGCTGCTATTAAGGCCGTAGCCGAATATACCATGCAATTTAAATAA
- a CDS encoding superoxide dismutase, which produces MMNKRTFLKRSATLALGASLSPLFLQSCQGEEPKKEEGQGKEEAATGLSEFVLPALPYAADALLPHIDTETMNIHHGKHHAGYVKKLNAALAGNPLQKEANSLEDLLGRLEEKEEHTALRNNGGGHYNHSLFWANMSPEGGGTPAGEFGQALEKAFGSFEQFANEFKAAAASRFGSGWAWLAVNAKKELYICSTPNQDNPLMGKIVEQPGQPILGLDVWEHAYYLNYQNQRKSYINSFFNIINWSAVAERWAKAVK; this is translated from the coding sequence ATGATGAATAAAAGAACATTTTTGAAGCGTTCGGCCACTTTGGCCTTGGGTGCGAGTTTGAGTCCTTTATTTTTACAATCTTGTCAGGGCGAGGAGCCTAAAAAAGAGGAGGGCCAGGGCAAAGAAGAGGCTGCTACGGGTTTGAGTGAATTTGTGTTGCCAGCTTTGCCCTATGCGGCGGATGCGCTATTGCCCCATATTGATACGGAGACCATGAACATTCATCATGGGAAGCATCATGCGGGTTATGTGAAGAAATTGAATGCGGCTTTGGCGGGAAATCCTTTGCAGAAAGAGGCGAATAGTTTGGAAGATCTTTTGGGTCGTTTGGAGGAGAAGGAAGAGCATACTGCTTTGCGCAATAATGGTGGTGGGCACTACAACCACAGCTTATTTTGGGCTAATATGAGTCCAGAGGGAGGAGGAACGCCAGCGGGGGAATTTGGTCAAGCTTTGGAAAAAGCCTTTGGATCTTTTGAGCAGTTTGCCAATGAATTCAAGGCGGCTGCGGCCAGTCGTTTTGGTTCGGGTTGGGCCTGGTTGGCGGTGAATGCCAAGAAGGAGCTTTACATTTGCAGCACGCCCAATCAGGATAATCCTTTGATGGGAAAAATTGTAGAGCAGCCAGGGCAGCCCATATTGGGGTTAGATGTTTGGGAGCATGCATATTATTTGAATTATCAGAATCAGCGGAAGTCCTACATCAATTCTTTTTTCAATATTATTAACTGGTCTGCTGTGGCTGAGCGCTGGGCAAAAGCCGTTAAATAA